The Deinococcus apachensis DSM 19763 genome includes a window with the following:
- a CDS encoding PP2C family serine/threonine-protein phosphatase, which produces MSPWRSVHASVMGTAHVTTGQPCQDHHAVKSILNGQDEPLLLLVTSDGAGSAAHSEEGSREVCAETLRWLEICLSDGGDFLDKDAGVRLVHNLRHHLLNYAEEAERNYGLRDLACTLNVAALLPGRGWFVQVGDGATVIERDGGPLEIVFWPDNGEYANQTYFVSDVPDGHIHTRVIAGCIDRVALMTDGLQAIALSLQQRAPHAPFFTPMFRALEALDAPDTEQHGQLQAGLIRFLDSPAVNARTSDDKTLVLSSRRPAPEATPVEPAEEVEAV; this is translated from the coding sequence ACGGGCCAGCCCTGCCAGGACCATCACGCGGTCAAGTCGATCCTCAACGGCCAGGACGAGCCCCTGCTCCTGCTGGTGACCTCGGACGGGGCGGGCAGCGCCGCCCATTCCGAGGAGGGCAGCCGCGAGGTGTGCGCCGAGACCCTGCGCTGGCTGGAGATCTGCCTGAGTGACGGGGGGGACTTCCTGGACAAGGACGCCGGGGTGAGGCTGGTCCACAACCTGCGCCACCACCTGCTGAACTACGCCGAGGAGGCGGAGCGCAACTACGGCCTGCGCGACCTGGCCTGCACCCTGAACGTCGCGGCGCTCCTCCCCGGCCGGGGCTGGTTCGTGCAGGTGGGGGACGGGGCCACCGTCATCGAGCGGGACGGCGGCCCCCTGGAGATCGTGTTCTGGCCGGACAACGGGGAGTACGCCAATCAGACGTACTTCGTCAGTGACGTGCCGGATGGGCACATCCACACCCGGGTGATCGCGGGGTGCATCGACCGGGTGGCCCTGATGACCGACGGGCTGCAGGCGATCGCCCTCTCCCTCCAGCAGCGCGCCCCGCACGCCCCGTTCTTCACCCCCATGTTCCGCGCCCTGGAGGCCCTAGACGCCCCGGACACGGAACAGCACGGGCAACTGCAGGCGGGGCTGATCCGCTTCCTCGACTCCCCGGCCGTCAATGCCCGGACGAGCGACGACAAGACGCTCGTCCTGAGCAGCCGCAGGCCCGCTCCCGAGGCCACTCCCGTCGAGCCCGCGGAGGAAGT